In Silene latifolia isolate original U9 population chromosome X, ASM4854445v1, whole genome shotgun sequence, the following proteins share a genomic window:
- the LOC141620115 gene encoding uncharacterized protein LOC141620115, with protein MTNGNGDGGNGKGGGDKKNMSILPSSPLYLHPSDSPSLKLTHTEFVGNNYAIWADAVCNGLDAKNKLGFIDGSVTKPSTGSSAANDMEAVAWRQCQAMIRAWLRGVIDPKLHSSISFNSEVKEIWDELRERYSVGNAPRVHQLKSDLHDCRLGKQSVVEYYTRLKTIWDELANHSTVPPCTCGAAAALAKEKEEERVHQFLLGLDSPIYQNVRTNLLMEDKITSLSRAYAIVLREERHSALTRGKEEHSEAAMAVQVNSGGRGSSNTPSSDQADRPVRCTHCKKWYHTKENCWEKHGYPSRGRGRGRRGGGRGYGRGGRGYSNNFETANAATANEEAQSTEALTSTELQQLRAFLNAKSEGSSKSSGMENKIIIGNWLLDSGASHHMTGRRNLLHDTWTGEPSRVGLPDGSHIVAREHGRDPSTRMQIGRGEHKEGIYFLEANHKAARTKVDSDGTLWHQRLGHPSNNILSRFSSLIGKDLDRSKDKFNERGVPCVFIGYPKSKKGWKLYDPKPGKFFESRDVIFYENTFPFKDKNTDQKENIDIETQAVVTDELFMSNDESERQNTENSREEEPLITKNTPDNVDNTPNVDTMNSGQNSEDGEAANVEQELGRGARNKIEPYWKKDYVCKSTRIINPEHNAHPSTSSSSKAGTRYPLANYVNTSCFSSSYKSFLAVIDAVQEPKNYHEAAMKDVWKKAMAEEIKALEINGTWKIVDLPRESGPLVVNGSIR; from the exons atgacGAACGGAAATGGAGATGGAGGTAATGGCAAAGGAGGAGGCGACAAGAAAAACATGTCAATCTTGCCTTCTTCTCCATTATATCTTCACCCTTCCGATAGCCCAAGTCTCAAATTAACACACACCGAGTTCGTTGGTAACAATTACGCCATTTGGGCCGATGCCGTCTGCAACGGTCTGGATGCGAAAAATAAACTTGGGTTTATTGACGGATCTGTCACAAAACCTTCCACTGGTTCGAGTGCAGCAAACGACATGGAGGCGGTAGCGTGGCGTCAGTGTCAGGCCATGATCAGGGCATGGCTTCGCGGCGTTATCGATCCGAAACTGCATTCTAGTATTTCTTTCAATTCCGAGGTGAAAGAAATCTGGGACGAATTACGGGAACGTTACTCGGTTGGTAACGCTCCTAGGGTGCACCAACTTAAAAGTGATTTACATGATTGTCGTCTTGGCAAACAATCTGTGGTTGAGTACTATACCCGTCTCAAGACCATATGGGACGAGTTAGCCAATCACAGTACTGTTCCCCCTTGCACATGCGGAGCAGCAGCAGCTTTGGCAAAAGAAAAAGAGGAAGAGCGAGTTCACCAATTTCTCCTGGGCTTGGACTCGCCTATTTATCAAAATGTTCGAACGAATTTATTAATGGAAGACAAAATTACCTCGTTAAGTCGGGCATATGCAATTGTCTTGAGAGAAGAAAGGCATTCGGctcttacacgaggaaaagaagAACACAGTGAAGCGGCTATGGCAGTCCAGGTGAATTCAGGAGGCAGAGGAAGCAGCAACACGCCATCATCTGACCAAGCCGATAGACCTGTGAGATGTACTCATTGCAAAAAGTGGTATCACACTAAAGAAAATTGTTGGGAGAAACACGGGTACCCGTCACGAGGACGGGGTCGTGGGCGTCgaggaggcggaagaggctatggcAGAGGAGGTCGAGGTTACTCTAACAATTTCGAGACTGCCAATGCAGCCACTGCTAATGAAGAAGCACAGTCCACCGAAGCCTTGACGTCAACCGAACTGCAGCAATTGCGTGCTTTCCTAAATGCTAAATCTGAAGGTAGTTCCAAGTCTTCAGGTATGGAGAATAAAATTATCATTGGAAATTGGTTACTTGATAGCGGTGCTTCGCACCATATGACTGGACGACGCAACCTTCTTCATGATACATGGACAGGAGAGCCATCTCGAGTTGGTTTGCCTGATGGATCGCATATTGTTGCGCGTGAACATGGACGT GACCCGTCTACGAGGATGcagattggacggggtgagcataAAGAAGGGATTTATTTTCTCGAGGCCAATCACAAAGCAGCAAGGACAAAAGTCGATAGTGATGGAACGCTTTGGCATCAACGGCTCGGACATCCCTCTAATAATATTTTATCTCGGTTTTCTTCTTTAATTGGTAAAGATTTG GATAGATCGAAGGATAAATTCAATGAGAGAGGGGTACCCTGCGTTTTTATTGGTTATCCGAAAAGCAAAAAGGGCTGGAAATTGTATGATCCTAAGCCTGGTAAATTTTTCGAGTCACGAGATGTTATTTTTTATGAGAATACCTTCCCATTTAAAGACAAAAATACTGACCAAAAGGAGAATATAGATATTGAGACACAAGCAGTGGTCACGGATGAATTATTTATGAGCAATGATGAGAGTGAAAGGCAAAATACCGAAAATAGCAGGGAAGAAGAGCCACTCATCACCAAAAATACTCCTGACAATGTCGACAATACTCCTAATGTTGACACAATGAACTCGGGTCAGAATAGTGAAGATGGTGAAGCTGCGAATGTGGAGCAGGAACTTGGGCGTGGTGCTCGGAATAAAATCGAACCTTATTGGAAGAAGGACTACGTTTGTAAGTCAACTCGAATTATAAACCCCGAACACAATGCTCATCCGTCTACATCAAGCTCCTCAAAGGCAGGTACTCGCTACCCTTTAGCTAATTATGTCAACACTAGTTGTTTTTCTTCTTCGTACAAAAGTTTTTTGGCAGTGATCGATGCGGTTCAAGAACCGAAAAATTACCACGAAGCAGCAATGAAAGACGTCTGGAAAAAGGCTATGGCAGAGGAGATTAAAGCTCTTGAAATCAATGGCACATGGAAGATAGTTGACTTGCCTCGGGAAAGCGGCCCATTGGTTGTAAATGGGTCTATAAGGTGA